CCGGCGAATCACTGGGTTACTCCCCGTTCCGGGACGCCTGAGGCACGAGAAAAACGGCGCAGGGGGCTGCCGCCTCAACCTTCCGATGGCGTCAGCCCCGGTGTCCGCGTCAGCTTGCCAATTGGGAACGAAGGAGCTCCTTCGCTCGCTGGGCCCGGTCCCGGTCATTCGACTGCACGTCCTTGAAGAACTGCGCAGCCGCCGGATCACCACTACGTTGAGCATCGTCGATGTACTGCTGTAGCGTGTCGGCTTCCTGCAAGGTGTGGTACAAGAGGCTGATCACGTTGTAGTGGACGTCATGAGTTGCAGTGGCGCTAGCGGTCATCGTCTGCTCCCTTCAACTGTCGCTTGTCTGTGCCGCGGTTACCCGCCATGTGCGCCTTGAAAAGTCCCAGGACATTCGCAACGGCGCTATGGAGCCTCGACCCCAATGGTGACTACGAAGGCCATGCACCACGTGTCGTCCCGCAATGGAGGAAACCCCCCGAGATCGTCTCCGGCCGTACGGCTTGAGCTTGTCCGCGCCGACGGCGGCCTCCGATCACTCCGGCACCGGCAGGCTCCCGCCGCCGAGTGAGGTGTTCCGTCCGATCCCAACGCAGCGGGACGACTGACCCGAACGGGCCGGGTAGCGTCCTAATCGTGCTCGAGTGGGCCGGCGACCGGCTCGGGTTGGCGTGGTGAGCGCCGCCGTCGGTCTGCTGGTGTTGGCCGCGGTGCTCGGCTTCGCGGTAGCCCCGCCGCGCGGGCTGCCGGAAGCGGTGGCCCCGACGCCGGGCCGCTGGTCGCGTTGGGCTGGTCTCGCGGCCACAGGTGCGCGGCGAACTGGTGGCGCTTGGGCCGACGGTGGCGTCTGCTGCGGCTGATCTTCGTACTCGCCTCGATCGTGACCGCCGTGTTGAGCCTCGACGCCACGGTGGTGCTGCTGACCCCGGCGGTGCTGGCCACCACCGCTCGGGTGGGGGTGCGGCCGAAACCGCACCTGTACGCCTGCGGGAACCTGGCCAACTCCGCGTCGCTGCTGCTGCCGATCTCCAATGTGAGCGACCTGCTCGCCTTCGCCGTCAGCGGGTTGAGCTTTACCCGGTTCGCGGGGCTGAATGGCCCTGCCGTGGCTGGCGGTGATCGCCATCGAGTATGCGATCTTCCGGCGGGTGTTCGCGGTCGACCTGGCCACCCCGGCGTAGGCACCGCCATTGGCGCCCCTTCCCGCCCGCCGCAGTACGCGTTCGCAGTCGTGGGCGGCACGCCTTGCGGGGTTCGCGCTGGCCAAACCGATCGGTGGGCATCCGCATGGACCGCAGCGGCCGGGGCCCTGGCCTTGGCGGTACCCCGCCTTCGCCGGGCGCCCGGGCGCGAAGGCGTACCGGCTGCTGCGGGCTCAGCCCTGGCGGTGTCGGTCCGGAGCATCAGGTGAAAGCCCATCGCTCATCTCCTTCCGCCCCGTGTAGACGACTCCGGTTCGTGGAAACGATGAAAGGCCCCCGCAGGGGCCTTTTCTCGTGGGCCGGATATTGCTCATGAGAACGCTCCTCCAGTAGCCTCCGGCCGAACGTTCTCATCGGTGTCGCGGCGTGGATACCCCTGCCTTCAGGCGGGGGAGGAAACGCCGCTCCCTCCCTTCAAGTGCAGACTCACATAGGCAAATGCTAGAATGTGAGGCATGGGTGAGGTGGTGAAGCGGGCGTACAAGTACCGCTTCTATCCGACCCCGCAGCAGGCTGAGCAGTTGAATCGCACCTTCGGGTGCGTGCGAAAGGTCTACAACCTGGCCTTGGAGGCGCGCACCCGTGCGTGGGCGGTTGACCGGCGGCGCAGCACCTATGTGCAGTCGTCGGCGTGGCTGACTGAGTGGAAGCGTACCGAGGAGCTTTTGTTCCTCAATGAGGTCAGTTCCGTGCCGTTGCAGCAGGCGCTGCGGCATCTGCAAGCCGGGTTCGCCGGGTTTTGGGGTAAGCGGTCGCGGTATCCGCGTTTCAAGTCCAAGCGGAAGTCTCGGGCGTCGGCGGAGTACACCCGCTCGGCGTTCCGCTGGCGTGACGGGCAGCTCACCCTGGCCAAGATGGACGCGCCGCTGACCATCGTGTGGTCCCGGGCCCTACCCGACGGCGCCGAGCCGTCCACGGTCACAGTGTCCCGTGACGCGGCCGGTCGCTGGTTCGTGTCCCTGCTGGTGGAAGACCCCACCGTCGAGCCCCTTCCTCCGCTCAGCACTGCGGTGGGGGTGGACGCGGGCATTACCAGTCTGCTCACCTTGTCCACCGGGGAGAAGGTCACCAACCCGCGTTATGAGCGCGTTGACCGGCGCAAGTTGGCTAAGGCGCAACGCAGCATGGCCCGTAAGGCCAGGGACTCCGCCAACCGGGCCAAAGCTCGCCTTGCGGTGGCTCGGATTCATGCCCGCATCGCCGACCGGCGGCGGGATCACCTGCACAAGCTGTCGACTCGACTCGTCCGTGAGAATCAAACGGTCGTGATCGAGGATCTCAGTGTGGGCAACATGCTGCGCAACCACAGTCTGGCCCGCGCCATTTCCGACGCGGCGTGGACGCAACTGCGCGGCATGATCGAGTACAAGGCCGCCTGGTATGGGCGGACTGTGATCGCCGTTGACCGCTGGTATCCGAGCACGAAGACCTGTTCGGCGTGCGGGCGGATCAACACGGCCATGGCTCTCGGCGTTCGTGTCTGGACGTGTCCCGGCTGTGATGCCGTGCATGACCGGGACGTCAACGCCGCGAAGAACATTCTCGCCGCCGGGCTGGCGGAGAGGTAAAACGCCTGTGGAGGGACGGTGAGACCCGACCCGCGAAAGCGGTGAAGGCGCGGCCCGGTGAAACAGGAACCCCCTCGGGCGACCGAGGGAATCCCCGCCCTTCAGGGCGGTGGAGGATGTCAAGGGTAGACGGTGACGCTGTACGAACTCGTACAGGTCGGCGCGTCACCGAACCGGCGAGACACCCACGCCTCCTGATCGTTGAGCCAATATCCCCAAACGGGGGCTGTTGCTGAACTGGAGGACAAGGTGCCGGACTATCCGAAGGCGATCGCGCCGGACGACCGCGTTGAGCCGGTGCCCCGCCGGATCCGCGCCTACTTCGCCGGCGAACTGGTGCTGGACACCAGGCGGGCGCAGTACGTGTGGGAGTGGCCCTTCTACCCCCAGTACTACATCCCGATCGCCGACGTGAACCGCAGCCTCCTGGTCGATGAGCACCGCACGGAGCGGATCCGATGTGGAACCGGGCGGGTGCACGGGCTGCGCGTCGGCGAGACTTCCCGTCCTTCGTCCGCCCGGTGCTACGGAGACGACGCGCTGCCCGGGTTGGCGGACACTGTCCGGTTCGACTGGGCCGCCATGGACAGCTGGTTCGAAGAGGACGAAGAGGTCTTCGTGCACCCCCGGAATCCGTATGCCCGGGTGGACGCACTGCGGTCCACCCGCCGCGTACGGGTGGAACGCGACGGGGTCGTGCTGGCCGAGTCGGCGTCGCCGGTGCTGGTCTTCGAGACCGGTCTGCCGACTCGCTACTACCTCAACCGGACTGAGGTGAACTTCGGGCACCTCGTGCCGTCAGAGACGACGACCTCCTGCCCGTACAAGGGCCGGGTCAGCCGCTACTGGTCCGTGCGTGTCGACGGCACGGTCCACCCGGACCTGGCCTGGTCGTACGACTTCCCCACAGGCCCGCTCCTGCCGATCGCCGGGCTGATCGCCTTCTACAACGAGAAGGTCGACCTGATCATCGACGGGGAGCGACTCATCCGGCCGCAGACCCACTTCTCCTGAGCGGGAACGGGGCATCGTCGGGATCACCCGACGCCGACGCCGACACCGGGCGGCGCCGGCATCGGCGAGGCAGAGTGGTTGGGGTGTCGGTAGTCGTGGTCGAGCACCAGCCGCACCGGCGCCACGGTGGGCAGGTCAAAGGTGTACCGCAGCTCTACGCGTCCCGGTCCGGAGACCGGGCGCAGCCACGGTGACGCTGCTGAGCCCGGGGCCGTTGGAGTCGCTCAGATGGAGAGGGGCAGGGTACGCGAGCGTTGCTGGACGCCCGGTGCGCCGTACGGATAATCGGACACGCTCGGCGAGCTTGCCTCGGTGAGCAGAGCTGTCTCCTTCTCCGACAGGTGCAGATCGGCGGCGCCGAGGTTGTCGTCGAGCTGTTCGAGCGTGCGTGCGCCGAGGATCACCGACGTGACGGCGGGGCGGTCCGCGACCCAGGCCAGCGCCACCTGTGACATGGATGCACCACGCCCCTCGGCGACCTGCCGCACCGTGTCGATGACCCGCCACGTGCGTTCCTCTGCGTTGCGTGGGGCATAGGCCTCCATGCCACGCTTCGGGTCCTCGCCGAGCCGGGTCGCGCCGGTCGGCACATGGTCACGCGTGTACTTTCCGGTCAACCAGCCACCGGCCAGCGGGGACCACGGCAGGATCCCGATGTTCTCGTTGCGGCACACATCCGCCAGTTCGAACTCGATGTCGCGCACCAGCAGGTTGTACTGGGGCTGCAGCGTCACGATTGGCGCGAGCCCGCGGAACTGGGTCAGCAGCGCTGCTTTCTGCAACTGCCAGCCGAGGAAGTTGCTGACGCCCGCGTATCGGATCTTGCCGGCGCGCGCCGCGTCGTCAAAGAAGCCGAGGGTCTCCTCGATCGGGGTCAGGGGGTCCCAGGCGTGCGCCTGGTAGAGGTCGATGGTCTCGACCCCGAGCCGGCGCAGGCTCGCTTCCAACGCCCGGGACAGGTTGGTGCGGGTGAGGCCCGCATCATTGGGCCCGTCCCCCATGGGAAAACGTCCCTTTGTCGCGATGACCAGCTGATCCCGTACCCCCCGCCGGGCCGCCAGCCAGCGGCCGACGATCTCCTCGGACAAGCCTCGGGAGTACACGTTGGCGGTGTCGATGAAGTTCCCGCCGCGTTCGGTGAACCGGTCGAGCTGGGCGTGCGACACCTCCTCGCTGCTCTCGTTGCCGAACGTCATCGTGCCCAGGCACTGCGAGGACACCACCGTGCCGGTGTTGCCCAAGGTGCGGTATTCCATCGGTCTGCCTCCCTCGAGATCCACCCGAAGTCTGATTGACCCGGATTGAGCTGTCCAACAGAAGGAACTGATCAGTTCGATCGCTGAGCGCGATGAATCTTGCCGGCGCCTGTGAACCTGACCCGCTGTCGGTGCTGCTCTGTAGCGTGCGGGCCCTGGACGAGACATCGAGAACCCGAGGCGCTGTGCGCGCTTACGTAGCGAGCGCCGAGCAGCGCGACTGGCAACGGCTCAGCGATCTGCTGACTGAAAACATGGTGTACGAGCTGCCGCAGAGCCGTGAACGGATTCAGGTCGGCTTTGATGCAGTGCAGTAAGGAATACGTGAGGACTGGCATCTTCAGGTACGTCGCATCGCCGCCGATGGCCACCATGCGGCGGTGTGGATCGATGCATGCGTCGGCAATGAGCACCAGGACGCGTGCATGTGGTTCGAGCTTTCCGATGACGAACTGATCATTCGGCTCGGCGACTACTGACCGGAGTCGTCCGACCCGCCGTAGGGCCGTGAGCATCTGGAGGAGCGTTGGTGGGCCTCACCTTGAAAGGACGCCTCGGGCGGGGACTACTCGCTGCTGGAACGCGCCCAGAGATTGATGCCGGACTCCGTGGCGAATCTGTCGATCTCGGTCAGTTCGTCCTCGGTGAACGTCAGGTTGTCGAGGGCAGCCACGTTGGCCTCCAGTTGTGCGACGCTGCTGGCCCCGATCAGGGTCGAGGTCATTCGCGGATCGCGTAGCGACCAGGCGAGCGCCATCTGGGCCAGCGTTTGTCCACGTCGTGCGGCGATCTCGTTCAATGCCCGGATCTTGGCGAGGTTCTCCTCGCTCAGCGCTTCCGGCGACAGCGAGCTGTCTCGGCTGGCACGCGAACCTTCGGGCACGCCGCCAAGGTAACGGTCGGTAAGCATTCCCTGGGCCAGCGGCGAGAATCCGATGCAGCCGACACCCTCCTGCTCAAGCACTCTGAGGAGATCCTGCTCGACCCAGCGGTTGAGCATGGAATACGAGGGCTGGTGGATGAGCAGCGGCGTGCCGAGATCCTTCAGGATTGCGGCCGCTTCGGCGGTCTTGCCGGGTGAGTAGGACGAGATCCCGACGTGCAGAGCCTTGCCTTGCCGTACGGCGGTGTCCAAGGCTCCCATTGTCTCTTCAAGTGGGGTCTGCGGGTCGAAGCGGTGCGAATAGAAGATGTCGACGTAATCCAACCCCATCCGCTGCAGGCTCTGATCAAGGCTGGCGAGCAGGTACTTTCGCGAGCCCCCTTCGCCGTACGGGCCGGGCCACATGTCGTACCCGGCCTTCGTCGAGATGACCAACTCGTCGCGGTACGGCCGAAAATCTTCGGCGAGCAAGCGTCCGAAGTTCTGCTCAGCGGACCCGTAAGGTGGGCCGTAGTTGTTCGCGAGGTCGAAATGCGTAATCCCGAGGTCGAAGGCGCGACGCAGAATCGCGCGCTGGCCCTCGAGCGGCCGATCGTCCCCGAAGTTGTGCCACAAGCCGAGCGACATGGCCGGTAGGCGAAGCCCGCTGCGTCCGCAGCGGCGGTAGCTCATGCTGCCGTAGCGGGTGGGTTCGGCGGTGTAACTCATCAGAAAGTTCCCCAGGTATGAGTAGTAACGGTCAGGCCGCTGCGCCGGCGGCGTCGAGATCAGCGATTACCTCGTGGGTGAGGACCAGGTCCACCGCAGCCGCCGAGTCGCGGATCGTCTGGGGTCGGCTGGCTCCAGGGATCGGCACGACCATCGGCGACTTGGCCAGCATCCAGGCGAGGCAGACCTGCTGTGGACTCACGTCGTGCTGCCGGGCGACCCGCTGGAACGCGGTGAAAGTTGTGCCGAGATCGTTGGCTCGGGCGATGCCGCCCAGTGGGCTCCATGGCAGGAATGCGATACCCAACTCGCTGCACAGCCGCAACTCGGGCTCGCTGCTCCGGAAGGCCGGCGAGAACTGGTTCTGCACTGACGCCAGCCGTCCGTCCAGCAGCTCGTGCGCCTGGCGAATCTGCTGCAAATTCGCGTTCGAGATCCCCGCCATCCGGATCTTCCCCTCCGCCAGCAGATCGCTCAGCGCACCGATGGACTCGGCGTAGGGCACCGTCGGATCTGGGCGATGGAACTGGTAGAGGCCGATCGCCTCCACGCCGAGCCGCTTCAGCGACGCCTCGCAGGCCCGCTTGATGTGGGCCGGAGATCCGTCCACCGTCCAGGATCCGTCGCCGGGACGCAGATGGCCGCCCTTGGTCGCCACGAGGGTTGCGCTGGTGTCACCGGGGTAGGTGGCGAGCGCCTTGGCGATGAGGAGCTCGTTATGGCCGACCTCGTCGGCACCGACGTGGTAGGCGTCGGCGGTGTCGATGAGCGTGACGCCCACGTCCAACGCGGCGTGAATCGTGGTGATGGAGCGGCGTTCGTCGGGACGGCCCTCGATCGACATGGGCATGGCACCCAACCCGATCTGCCCTACCTGCGCCTCGCCGATGTGGCGGGTCTGCATATGACAACCTCTGATTTCACAGTCCACTGGCCCACTCGTCAGAGCGGCAGTCACCAGACTCACCCACCCACATCCTGCCGTCCAACAGCAAAAACCGCTGAGATTAAGCAGATATGCTGCTCAATCATGGAGCTGCGACACCTTGAATACTTCATCGCGGTCGCCGAGGAGAGGCACTTCACCCGGGCCGCGGAACGCATGCGCGTCGCCCAGTCGGGCCTGTCCGCGTCGATCCGCACGCTGGAACGGGAGCTTGGCGCGGACCTGTTCATCCGCAGCACCCGCCGCGTCGAGCTCACCGAGGCGGGACGGGCGCTGCTGATCGAGGCGCATCGCACCCTGGCCAGCGTCGACGCCGCGCGGGATGCCGTCGCTGCTGTGCAGGGGCTCCTGCGGGGCACGGTGTCCGTCGGCACCGAGCAGTGCCTCGGTGTGATCAACCTCCCCCCGTTGCTAGCCCGCTTCCGGCGCACCTATCCAGGAGTAGAGATCCGGCTGCGGCACGGCGGGTCAACACACCTGGCCGATCAGGTTCGCCTGGGACGCCTCGATGTCGCCTTCGTCGCCTTGCCGGGGCAACCACCAGACGGTGTGACGCTCATGCCGCTGGCGACCGAGCCGATGCTGCTGCTCTGCCACCCGGAGCACCCGCTGTCGGCCCGTGACACCGTCGACTGGGAATCGCTGCGTAACGAGTTGTTCGTCGACTTCTCCCCGGACTGGGGGGCCCGCCAACTCACCGACCGGGCCTTCACCGCCGTCGGCCTCGAACGGCAGGTACCTCTGGAGGTGAACGACGTACACACCCTGCTCGAATGCGTCGAGCAGGGACTTGGCGTCGCAATGGTCCCAGCCCCCGTCGCCCGCAAGCCATCCGCGAAGCGGCTCCATGTCGTCACCCTCAGCGACCCGGCCGCCCCCAGGTGGCAGGTGTCCGTCGCCGTCCCCGCGGCCGCTCCGTCGAGCCCAGCCAGGGATGCACTCCTCAGAATGGTGCTGCCGACGCCCAAACCGGCGCGACCATCTGTTACCGCGATTCCGTGACCCCAAAATTGCTCCCGGTCCGATACTGACCGCTGGATTTATTCGGCCGGGGGGACTGCGCCATGGCCGCCCCGAGTTTGGCGCGGCTGGAGATGCCCAGCTCGGTAGACCCCGGCGAGGTTAGCCTCGACGGTCTTCGGGCTGATGAACAGCGCGTCGGCGATGGCCCGGTTGGTGCGGCCCTGCGCGACCAGTCGGGCCACCCGATGCTCGGTCGCGGTGAGCGTGGTCGGCGTGGGCGTTCGGCCGCCGATCCGGGCGAGTTCCGCGTGCGCCCGACGGGCGAAGGCAGGGGCCGAGCGCGGCGAACTCGGCGGCCGCCGCGCCGAGGACCTCGCGGGCCTCCCGTCTGCGCCGTGGCGGTGTGCCAGACCGTCGACGGCGACGAACTCCAGCAGCCGGCGCGTCGTCTCCGGGACGTCGGCCAGCGCCTGGTACACCCGGCGGGTCAAGCTCTAGGTGTCGATGCGCTCCTCGAGCCGGGCGATGGCGGACGCGTCCAGCAGGCGGCGCCCGGCGATGCGGCGGGTGGCGGCCGTCTCCCGGCGAACCTCCTGGGTGACCCTGGCACTGTGCTCGTCGGTGAGCTCGTGATCTTGAATCCTGAGGACCGGCCTGCGCGTGCCACGCCCCGAGTTGATCAGAAGTGCATGGTCGGGTCAGTGAGCCGGGCGGCGGCGATGATCTGGCCTATGTGCGACAGCGCCTGGGGTGTATTGCCCAGGTGTTCACCCGTCACCAGGTCGATCTGCTCGGCGAAGATGCCGAGGTCGTTGGCTTTGGTGCTGGTGCGCTCGAACAGCTCCGTCGCTCGTTGGTTGTCGCCGGCGAGCACCAGGCAACCCACCAGCCAAAACGAGCACCACACGAAGCCGGCGGGTTCGTTCGCCGAGCGCCGGACGACGCCGTCGGTGGCGAGTTCCCGCTCGATGGCCTCGATCGTCGCCCGCATACGCCCATCGGTGGCCGGGAGGAAGTTCACCAGCGGCATCAACAGCACCGAGGCATCCAACTCGTCCGACCCGAAGGCGCCCGTGAAGGCCTCAACCCGTTCGTTCCAGCCCTGCTCCAGCACCGTCCGGTGGATCTCGTCACGGGCCGCGGCCCACCGCCGAGGGTCCGCCCCCTCCCCGAGCCGCGGCGCGAGCCGCACTGCCCGGTCCAGCGCCACCCAACACCCCACCTTCGACGACGTGTAGTGCCGCTGCTCCCCTCGGATCTCCCACATGCCGGCGTCGGGCCTGTGCCAGATGTCCACCGTCTGATGAGCGAGATCCACCAGCATCTGCCGCAGCTCCTCGTCGAACTGCCCCAACCGGTCCCGGAGCAGGTAGGCGGCCTCGAGAACTTCGCCGGGCACATCCAATTGTCGCTGCCGCCAGGCGTCGTTTCCGGTGCGTACCGGCCGGCTGCCCGCGTAACCGCCTAGATGATCGAGGACGTG
The nucleotide sequence above comes from Micromonospora sp. NBC_00389. Encoded proteins:
- a CDS encoding RNA-guided endonuclease InsQ/TnpB family protein — protein: MGEVVKRAYKYRFYPTPQQAEQLNRTFGCVRKVYNLALEARTRAWAVDRRRSTYVQSSAWLTEWKRTEELLFLNEVSSVPLQQALRHLQAGFAGFWGKRSRYPRFKSKRKSRASAEYTRSAFRWRDGQLTLAKMDAPLTIVWSRALPDGAEPSTVTVSRDAAGRWFVSLLVEDPTVEPLPPLSTAVGVDAGITSLLTLSTGEKVTNPRYERVDRRKLAKAQRSMARKARDSANRAKARLAVARIHARIADRRRDHLHKLSTRLVRENQTVVIEDLSVGNMLRNHSLARAISDAAWTQLRGMIEYKAAWYGRTVIAVDRWYPSTKTCSACGRINTAMALGVRVWTCPGCDAVHDRDVNAAKNILAAGLAER
- a CDS encoding DUF427 domain-containing protein, translated to MPDYPKAIAPDDRVEPVPRRIRAYFAGELVLDTRRAQYVWEWPFYPQYYIPIADVNRSLLVDEHRTERIRCGTGRVHGLRVGETSRPSSARCYGDDALPGLADTVRFDWAAMDSWFEEDEEVFVHPRNPYARVDALRSTRRVRVERDGVVLAESASPVLVFETGLPTRYYLNRTEVNFGHLVPSETTTSCPYKGRVSRYWSVRVDGTVHPDLAWSYDFPTGPLLPIAGLIAFYNEKVDLIIDGERLIRPQTHFS
- a CDS encoding aldo/keto reductase, with protein sequence MEYRTLGNTGTVVSSQCLGTMTFGNESSEEVSHAQLDRFTERGGNFIDTANVYSRGLSEEIVGRWLAARRGVRDQLVIATKGRFPMGDGPNDAGLTRTNLSRALEASLRRLGVETIDLYQAHAWDPLTPIEETLGFFDDAARAGKIRYAGVSNFLGWQLQKAALLTQFRGLAPIVTLQPQYNLLVRDIEFELADVCRNENIGILPWSPLAGGWLTGKYTRDHVPTGATRLGEDPKRGMEAYAPRNAEERTWRVIDTVRQVAEGRGASMSQVALAWVADRPAVTSVILGARTLEQLDDNLGAADLHLSEKETALLTEASSPSVSDYPYGAPGVQQRSRTLPLSI
- the mgrA gene encoding L-glyceraldehyde 3-phosphate reductase translates to MSYTAEPTRYGSMSYRRCGRSGLRLPAMSLGLWHNFGDDRPLEGQRAILRRAFDLGITHFDLANNYGPPYGSAEQNFGRLLAEDFRPYRDELVISTKAGYDMWPGPYGEGGSRKYLLASLDQSLQRMGLDYVDIFYSHRFDPQTPLEETMGALDTAVRQGKALHVGISSYSPGKTAEAAAILKDLGTPLLIHQPSYSMLNRWVEQDLLRVLEQEGVGCIGFSPLAQGMLTDRYLGGVPEGSRASRDSSLSPEALSEENLAKIRALNEIAARRGQTLAQMALAWSLRDPRMTSTLIGASSVAQLEANVAALDNLTFTEDELTEIDRFATESGINLWARSSSE
- a CDS encoding aldo/keto reductase, giving the protein MQTRHIGEAQVGQIGLGAMPMSIEGRPDERRSITTIHAALDVGVTLIDTADAYHVGADEVGHNELLIAKALATYPGDTSATLVATKGGHLRPGDGSWTVDGSPAHIKRACEASLKRLGVEAIGLYQFHRPDPTVPYAESIGALSDLLAEGKIRMAGISNANLQQIRQAHELLDGRLASVQNQFSPAFRSSEPELRLCSELGIAFLPWSPLGGIARANDLGTTFTAFQRVARQHDVSPQQVCLAWMLAKSPMVVPIPGASRPQTIRDSAAAVDLVLTHEVIADLDAAGAAA
- a CDS encoding LysR family transcriptional regulator, which produces MELRHLEYFIAVAEERHFTRAAERMRVAQSGLSASIRTLERELGADLFIRSTRRVELTEAGRALLIEAHRTLASVDAARDAVAAVQGLLRGTVSVGTEQCLGVINLPPLLARFRRTYPGVEIRLRHGGSTHLADQVRLGRLDVAFVALPGQPPDGVTLMPLATEPMLLLCHPEHPLSARDTVDWESLRNELFVDFSPDWGARQLTDRAFTAVGLERQVPLEVNDVHTLLECVEQGLGVAMVPAPVARKPSAKRLHVVTLSDPAAPRWQVSVAVPAAAPSSPARDALLRMVLPTPKPARPSVTAIP
- a CDS encoding helix-turn-helix transcriptional regulator, whose amino-acid sequence is MTRRVYQALADVPETTRRLLEFVAVDGLAHRHGADGRPARSSARRPPSSPRSAPAFARRAHAELARIGGRTPTPTTLTATEHRVARLVAQGRTNRAIADALFISPKTVEANLAGVYRAGHLQPRQTRGGHGAVPPAE